TTCGCCCATCCCCCCGGCGGCCTCGCGCTCGAGGGGGGCGACACCCTGGGTCCGGTGACGCTCGCCTACGAGACCTACGGCGCGCTCGCCGCCGACCGCTCCAACGCGATCCTGATCCTCCACGCCCTTTCCGGCGACGCCCACGCGGCGGGGTACCACGACGGCGACACGCGTCCCGGCTGGTGGGAGATGATGATCGGGCCGGGGAAGGCGTTCGACACGAACCGGTACTTCGTCGTCTGCGCGAACTGCCTCGGCGGCTGCACCGGCTCCACCGGCCCCTCCTCCGTAAACCCCGAGACCGGCGCCCCCTACGCGATGGAATTCCCGGTCATCACCATCGGGGACATGGTCAAGGCGCAGAAGGCGCTCGTGGACCACCTCGGGATCGAAAAGCTCCTCGCCGTGGCGGGCGGTTCGATGGGGGGGATGCAGGCCCTCGAGTGGGTGACCGCGTACCCCGACGCCGTCCACGCGGCCATCCCGATCGCCACGACCGCCCAGCTTTCCGCGCAGGGGATCGCCTTCAACGAGGTCGGGCGCCAGGCGATCATGGCCGACCCGCACTGGAACGGCGGCAACTACTACGACGGGGAACACCCGGAGCGGGGTCTCGCCATCGCCCGGATGATCGCGCACATCACCTACCTGAGCGACGAGTCGATGCGCCAGAAGTTCGGCAGGCGCCTCCAGGGGAAGCAGGAGCTCTCCTTCGACTTCCTCGCCGACTTCCAGGTCGAATCGTACCTCCACCACCAGGGGCAGGTCTTCACCAAGCGATTCGACGCGAACTCGTACCTGTACATCACCAAGGCGATCGACTACTTCGACCTGACCGACATGGGCGCCCGGCCGCTCGAGGACGCCCTCGGCGGCGTCAAGGCCGCCTTCCTGATCATCGCCTTCTCCTCGGACTGGCTCTACCCCGCCCGGCAGAACAAGGAGATCGCCGACGCCCTCCGCGCGCACAATCTGGAGGTGAGCTACTGCGTCCTCGACTCCCCGTTCGGGCACGACGCCTTCCTCATCGACCCCAAGCACCAGACCCACCTGATCACGCACTTCCTGCGCCATATCCACGAGGAGCACGCGCACGGGAGGCACGGACGATGAGCCCGGAATTCAACGCCCTGCGCCTGCGGCCGGATCTGCTGAAGATCTACGAGATCATCCGGCCCGGCAGCCGCGTCCTCGACCTCGGCGCCGGGAGCGGCGACCTGCTCAAGGCCCTCGAGCAGCACAAGGGCGCCACGGTCTTCGGCATCGACAAGTCCGAGGTGGGGATCATGCGGTGCATCGCCAAGGGGATCCCCATCTTCCAGAGCAACCTCGACGAGGGGCTCCGCGACTACGCGAACGGGTCGTTCGACTACGTCATCCTCAGCCAGACGCTCCAGCAGGTCTACCGGCCCAAGCAGATCCTCCTGGACGCCGTCCGCGTGGGGAGAAGCGCACTCGTCAGCATCCCCAACTTCGCCCACTGGCGCATCCGTTTCCATCTCCTCTTCCGCGGCACGATGCCGACGACCCCGGCCATCCCCTACGCCTGGTACGAGACGCCGAACATCCACCTCTTGAGCATCCGCGACTTCCGCGCCCTCTGCGCGGAGATCGGGATCGTCATAGTCCGGGAGTGGCCGGTCGGGTTCAGAAAAGGCCCACTCGCCAGATGCCGCCCTCTCTGGCCCAATCTGCTCGCCGCGCAGGGGGTATTCGAGGTACGCAGCCGGGAAGAGCCGGAGCACGCGCACGGATAACCGTTGAGAGGAGGGTCCGCGATGGAACAGCGCGACTACTTCGAGAGCCAGATCGGGCAGATCCTCTGTCCGGTCACCGACTTCAAGAAGGGGGTCCTCGACACGACCTACCTGATGCGCCACGACGGGAGCTTCGTCTACGTCGAGGGGTACTACCAGCCCCCCGGCAAGGTGATCGGCAAGATCATCTACCACCCGAAGGAGGGCGGGAAGATCGACATCCACGGCCGCCCCTACGCGAGCATGGTGAAGGGGGAGAAGGACGGGCAGTCGACCTACATCCCGCACGACGAACAGATCCGGAATCATTACCTTCTCGACCCGACGCTCGAGCGGGAGGATCTGATCGTGACGAAGTTCCACGTCGGGTTCCCGCTCTCCGGTTTCCGCGGCTACTTCAACGACCGCCTCTCCCTCTTCTACGCGATGGGCAAGTTCCCCCTTGTCGGAAAGGCGGTGGAGAACGCGAGCCGTTTCCTCGAGATCCCCATCAGCCGGCTCGGGATCACCGGCTCAACCGCGCTCGGGCGCCGCGGCGAACACTCCGACGTGGACCTCGTCATCTTCGGCACCGTCGCGCAGAACCGCGAGACGGCGGCGCGGATCGCCGACTACGTCCACCGGACCCCCGAGGCGCGCGTGGTCGAGTTCGGGAAGCTCTGGCCGCTCCGCTTCATCCACCAGGGGATCGAGATCTGCCCCGCGTACGTCTACATCGACCTCGACGAGGTCCCGCTGCGGAACTGCACGGTGGAGCTCGTGAAGGACGACGTGCAGGCGTACGGAACGGTGCGCGACGACACGCACGCGATCTTCATGCCGCCGGTGGTGACCCTCTCCGACGTCTGGCTCGACGGGAAGCGTGCCGACGACATCTGTCTCATCGTCTACGACGGCTCGCTGCGGGGGGAGTTCTACCTGAAGGAGCGCCTCGGTGTGCGCGGGCGCCTGATCCGCGTGAAGAAGGACGGGGAGGAGTTCATGGCCCTCGCCGCCTCCGACGCGGGCGACATCA
This portion of the Chlamydiota bacterium genome encodes:
- a CDS encoding homoserine O-acetyltransferase; protein product: MEKGTVGLVETKQFTFAHPPGGLALEGGDTLGPVTLAYETYGALAADRSNAILILHALSGDAHAAGYHDGDTRPGWWEMMIGPGKAFDTNRYFVVCANCLGGCTGSTGPSSVNPETGAPYAMEFPVITIGDMVKAQKALVDHLGIEKLLAVAGGSMGGMQALEWVTAYPDAVHAAIPIATTAQLSAQGIAFNEVGRQAIMADPHWNGGNYYDGEHPERGLAIARMIAHITYLSDESMRQKFGRRLQGKQELSFDFLADFQVESYLHHQGQVFTKRFDANSYLYITKAIDYFDLTDMGARPLEDALGGVKAAFLIIAFSSDWLYPARQNKEIADALRAHNLEVSYCVLDSPFGHDAFLIDPKHQTHLITHFLRHIHEEHAHGRHGR
- the metW gene encoding methionine biosynthesis protein MetW is translated as MSPEFNALRLRPDLLKIYEIIRPGSRVLDLGAGSGDLLKALEQHKGATVFGIDKSEVGIMRCIAKGIPIFQSNLDEGLRDYANGSFDYVILSQTLQQVYRPKQILLDAVRVGRSALVSIPNFAHWRIRFHLLFRGTMPTTPAIPYAWYETPNIHLLSIRDFRALCAEIGIVIVREWPVGFRKGPLARCRPLWPNLLAAQGVFEVRSREEPEHAHG